A single Aminobacterium mobile DSM 12262 DNA region contains:
- a CDS encoding Wzz/FepE/Etk N-terminal domain-containing protein, which translates to MEEQHNNSQHPRPYIEDDEIDLLDLLLVLVKNKGLIIGITVLFVCGALIASFAKEPVYQSSTTIFLSRAEQTTIGKGTEYTRTVSTFTPELITKLFLTGDVINKTKASLPQKEDISSVALQASFDNKTQLITLTATANAPDLAALAVNYAVNAAQSDLDTLIEDRNSEVSRLENAITLDINDVQKRLSEKEEDLAQYVKKVSPKKEVAPFYSLSTPESSQNAAAFFELPDGGLEYLRHLREITLLEDQYHVLQQRKVALSELKRPVSIMALGEAMVPSSPIKPRRSLIVTLAAMLGLFVGVFIAFIREFIYNAKKDPERANKIAAIRKSLTFKR; encoded by the coding sequence ATGGAGGAACAACATAACAATTCCCAACACCCTCGACCTTACATTGAAGACGACGAGATAGATCTTCTCGACCTTTTGCTTGTACTCGTAAAAAATAAAGGCCTTATCATTGGTATCACTGTTCTTTTTGTTTGTGGAGCTCTTATTGCGAGTTTTGCAAAGGAGCCCGTATACCAATCGTCAACAACTATCTTTCTATCACGAGCAGAGCAAACAACCATTGGGAAGGGGACAGAATATACACGTACTGTCTCTACTTTCACACCAGAGCTTATTACCAAACTTTTTTTAACAGGCGATGTAATAAACAAGACAAAAGCCAGTTTACCCCAAAAAGAAGACATATCATCTGTGGCTCTTCAGGCATCTTTTGATAATAAAACTCAACTCATTACTCTTACAGCTACAGCCAACGCACCCGATCTTGCCGCTTTAGCCGTGAATTACGCTGTAAACGCAGCCCAATCAGACCTTGACACTCTTATAGAAGACAGAAACTCCGAGGTTTCTCGCCTTGAGAATGCTATTACTCTTGATATAAATGACGTGCAAAAGCGCCTTTCCGAAAAAGAAGAGGATTTAGCACAATACGTTAAAAAAGTGTCACCTAAAAAAGAAGTCGCGCCGTTCTATTCTCTTTCTACACCTGAAAGTTCCCAAAATGCCGCTGCTTTTTTTGAGCTTCCAGATGGTGGCCTTGAATATCTTCGGCATCTTAGAGAAATTACCCTTCTTGAAGACCAGTATCACGTGCTTCAACAACGTAAAGTTGCTCTTTCTGAACTGAAGCGTCCTGTATCTATAATGGCCCTCGGAGAGGCCATGGTACCTTCTTCGCCCATAAAACCGAGGCGATCTCTCATAGTAACCCTCGCTGCAATGCTAGGCCTTTTTGTGGGGGTATTCATTGCTTTCATTCGGGAGTTTATATATAACGCGAAAAAAGATCCGGAAAGAGCCAACAAGATAGCTGCCATACGGAAATCATTAACATTTAAAAGGTAA
- a CDS encoding ornithine cyclodeaminase, whose product MVQQRVEFLYLTQQDVIDCGATNMAMIMHKIEKLFSLQDKGETIVPDKVALRWGDADSEAKTGRINAMPGYIGGDVNIAGIKWIASKPMNPLLRNMPRASALTILNDVETGFPLAVMDGTIISAMRTGAATGVAAAYLARKNSKTLCLIGAGTQNHTQMIAVKTAIPSIQRIHVFDISTERVNAFIEKAKEEAPDAEIRGYQSASEALKGADIIVSATTTVKPIVKAEWIEPGTFISNVGNYEYEFDVVRKAHKIVTDDWDAVIHRGIQTVAKMVLAGELSKERFHGNIGEIINGTKAAREKDDEIIFYNPIGMGIEDLIVAKEIYDRAIQSGKGQKLTLWEEPYWI is encoded by the coding sequence ATGGTTCAACAGCGTGTCGAGTTTTTATATTTAACACAACAAGATGTTATCGACTGCGGCGCTACAAATATGGCTATGATAATGCATAAGATAGAAAAGCTCTTCTCCCTCCAAGACAAGGGAGAAACAATCGTACCCGACAAAGTGGCTCTTCGTTGGGGTGATGCAGATTCAGAAGCAAAGACAGGGCGTATTAACGCCATGCCAGGCTACATCGGAGGAGACGTGAACATAGCCGGTATAAAATGGATAGCCAGCAAACCCATGAACCCCCTTCTCCGCAACATGCCACGAGCTTCTGCTCTTACGATCCTCAACGATGTTGAAACAGGATTCCCCCTTGCCGTTATGGACGGCACCATTATTAGCGCCATGCGCACAGGAGCTGCTACAGGTGTTGCCGCTGCATACCTTGCCCGCAAAAATTCAAAAACACTATGTTTAATCGGAGCGGGGACTCAAAACCACACTCAAATGATTGCTGTAAAAACCGCCATTCCGAGCATTCAAAGGATTCACGTGTTCGATATTTCCACGGAAAGGGTTAACGCCTTTATAGAAAAAGCAAAAGAAGAGGCTCCAGATGCTGAAATTAGAGGGTACCAATCCGCATCTGAAGCCTTAAAAGGAGCTGACATAATAGTAAGCGCAACTACAACAGTAAAACCTATTGTAAAGGCAGAATGGATTGAGCCGGGAACATTTATCTCAAACGTAGGAAATTACGAATATGAATTCGATGTGGTGAGAAAAGCCCATAAAATTGTTACAGACGACTGGGATGCCGTTATTCACAGAGGCATTCAAACTGTAGCAAAAATGGTATTAGCCGGAGAGCTTTCAAAAGAAAGATTCCATGGCAACATTGGAGAAATAATCAACGGCACCAAAGCAGCACGAGAAAAAGATGATGAAATTATTTTTTATAACCCTATTGGCATGGGAATTGAAGATCTTATTGTAGCGAAAGAAATTTACGATCGAGCTATACAATCTGGCAAAGGCCAAAAATTAACTTTATGGGAAGAACCATATTGGATTTAA